In Niallia sp. FSL W8-0635, one genomic interval encodes:
- the pfkA gene encoding 6-phosphofructokinase, producing the protein MTVKRIGVLTSGGDAPGMNAAVRAVVRKAIFHGVEVYGVIGGYAGLISGNFRKLEVGSVGDIIHRGGTFLFSARCEEFKTKEGQQKGIEQLKKHNIDGLVVIGGDGSYMGAKALTEQGYPCVGVPGTIDNDIPGTEFTIGFDTALNTVIDAIDKIRDTATSHERTFIIEVMGRNAGDIALWAGLAGGAETILIPEEGFNLEETVSRLKKGQERGKKHSIIVVAEGVASGVEIGKLIEENTDFDTRVSVLGHMQRGGSPTAQDRVLASRLGAYAVELLVEGKGGRAVGIEKNQLVDYDIIEALARKHTIDSNLYHLSKELSI; encoded by the coding sequence ATGACAGTTAAAAGAATTGGTGTATTAACAAGTGGTGGTGACGCGCCAGGAATGAATGCGGCTGTTAGAGCTGTAGTTCGTAAAGCGATTTTTCATGGAGTAGAAGTATATGGAGTTATTGGTGGTTATGCGGGGCTAATCAGCGGCAACTTTAGAAAATTAGAAGTTGGTTCTGTTGGTGATATCATCCATCGTGGTGGAACATTCCTTTTTTCTGCACGTTGTGAAGAATTCAAAACAAAAGAAGGTCAACAAAAAGGGATCGAGCAATTAAAGAAACATAATATTGATGGACTTGTTGTAATTGGTGGAGACGGATCTTATATGGGTGCGAAGGCGCTTACAGAACAAGGCTATCCATGTGTTGGTGTTCCAGGTACAATCGATAATGATATTCCAGGAACAGAATTTACAATTGGCTTTGATACTGCACTAAACACAGTTATTGATGCAATTGATAAAATCCGTGATACTGCAACATCCCATGAAAGAACATTTATTATAGAAGTTATGGGAAGAAATGCTGGCGATATCGCATTATGGGCTGGTTTAGCTGGTGGTGCTGAGACAATTCTTATCCCTGAAGAAGGCTTTAATCTGGAAGAGACAGTTAGCAGATTGAAAAAAGGTCAAGAGCGCGGCAAAAAGCATAGTATTATTGTTGTAGCTGAAGGGGTAGCAAGTGGTGTTGAAATTGGTAAGCTTATCGAAGAAAATACTGATTTCGATACACGTGTATCTGTGTTAGGGCATATGCAACGTGGTGGTTCACCTACTGCGCAAGACCGTGTATTAGCTAGTCGCTTAGGAGCTTATGCGGTTGAGCTTCTTGTAGAAGGTAAAGGTGGAAGAGCTGTAGGTATTGAGAAAAATCAATTGGTTGATTATGATATCATTGAAGCTTTAGCACGTAAACATACCATTGATAGTAATTTATATCACTTATCAAAAGAATTATCCATTTAA
- the accA gene encoding acetyl-CoA carboxylase carboxyl transferase subunit alpha, whose translation MVGLDFDKPINELKDKIKELKDFSENANVDLSMEIEKLEIRLKKLEKDVYDNMKPWDRVQIARHPNRPTTLDYIPHLFTDFIELHGDRGFGDDEAIVGGIAKYKGLPVTIVGHQRGKDTKENIRRNFGMPHPEGYRKALRLMKQADKFNRPIICFIDTKGAYPGKAAEERGQSEAIAKNLFEMASMQVPIVCIVIGEGGSGGALALGVGNHIHMLENSTYSVITPEGAASILWKDAGQAKQAAEKMKITAPDLKGLGIIDSIIREVKGGAHHDIKEQAEQIDEVLYTSLKELKRMTKEELVDHRYAKFKNIGAYKNS comes from the coding sequence GTGGTAGGATTAGATTTTGATAAGCCTATTAATGAATTGAAGGATAAAATCAAGGAGTTAAAGGATTTCTCGGAAAATGCAAATGTAGATTTAAGCATGGAAATTGAAAAATTGGAAATTCGCTTAAAAAAACTTGAGAAAGATGTCTATGATAATATGAAACCTTGGGATAGGGTTCAAATTGCTAGGCATCCTAATAGACCAACAACACTTGATTATATCCCTCATTTATTTACTGATTTTATCGAGTTGCATGGAGATAGAGGCTTTGGAGATGATGAGGCAATCGTAGGTGGTATTGCTAAATATAAAGGACTGCCAGTAACGATTGTTGGTCATCAAAGAGGGAAGGATACGAAAGAAAATATCCGTAGAAATTTTGGTATGCCACATCCAGAAGGATATCGAAAAGCGCTTCGTTTAATGAAGCAAGCAGATAAGTTTAATCGTCCTATTATTTGTTTTATTGATACAAAAGGTGCATATCCAGGTAAAGCTGCTGAAGAAAGAGGGCAAAGTGAAGCAATTGCCAAAAATTTATTTGAAATGGCATCGATGCAAGTCCCAATTGTTTGTATTGTAATAGGTGAAGGTGGTAGTGGTGGAGCCTTAGCTCTTGGTGTTGGTAACCATATCCATATGCTGGAGAACTCTACTTACTCGGTTATTACTCCAGAGGGAGCAGCATCTATTTTATGGAAAGATGCTGGACAGGCAAAACAAGCTGCAGAAAAAATGAAGATTACTGCTCCAGATTTAAAGGGATTAGGTATCATTGATTCGATTATAAGGGAAGTCAAAGGTGGAGCACATCATGATATAAAAGAACAAGCGGAGCAAATCGATGAGGTATTATATACATCTCTTAAAGAATTAAAAAGGATGACAAAGGAAGAACTTGTGGATCATCGCTATGCTAAGTTTAAAAATATCGGGGCATATAAAAATAGTTAA
- the accD gene encoding acetyl-CoA carboxylase, carboxyltransferase subunit beta — MIKGIFSKSKKLKYATLPSELSKNEVPEGIMTKCSNCKKIMYTRELQKNLKVCLNCGYHLPMKAYERMNSILDEATFMELNEDMKTGNPLNFPGYEDKISGDIQKTNMNEAVVTGTGEINGNKVVIAVMDSSFRMGSMGSVVGEKITLAIEKADELSVPFIIFTASGGARMQEGVLSLMQMAKTSTALKRFSDNGGLYITIMTHPTTGGVSASFASLGDYNFAEPGALIGFAGRRIIEQTIGEELPEDFQTAEFLLKHGQLDAVIPRLELKEKLSLVLEMHQTGGELEW; from the coding sequence TTGATTAAGGGGATATTTTCGAAATCAAAAAAGCTTAAATATGCAACGTTGCCTTCAGAACTATCGAAAAATGAAGTGCCAGAAGGTATTATGACAAAATGTTCTAATTGTAAGAAAATAATGTATACACGTGAGTTACAGAAGAATTTAAAGGTGTGTCTAAACTGTGGTTATCATTTGCCAATGAAGGCTTATGAGCGAATGAATAGTATCCTGGATGAAGCAACATTCATGGAGTTAAATGAGGATATGAAAACAGGTAATCCTTTAAACTTTCCAGGCTATGAGGATAAGATATCCGGAGATATTCAGAAAACCAATATGAATGAAGCGGTTGTAACTGGTACTGGAGAAATTAATGGAAACAAAGTAGTGATAGCAGTAATGGATTCTTCATTCCGAATGGGAAGTATGGGGTCAGTAGTAGGAGAAAAAATTACTTTGGCTATAGAAAAGGCAGACGAGCTTTCTGTACCTTTTATTATTTTTACTGCTTCAGGTGGGGCAAGAATGCAGGAAGGTGTTCTTAGTCTGATGCAAATGGCTAAGACGAGTACGGCATTAAAACGATTTAGTGATAATGGTGGTTTATATATAACAATAATGACCCATCCAACGACAGGAGGAGTTTCTGCAAGCTTTGCCTCACTTGGAGATTATAATTTTGCTGAACCGGGCGCTTTAATTGGCTTTGCAGGGCGTCGAATTATTGAGCAAACGATAGGTGAGGAGCTTCCAGAGGACTTCCAAACAGCAGAATTTTTACTCAAACATGGTCAATTAGATGCGGTAATACCAAGATTAGAATTAAAAGAAAAGCTTAGCTTAGTGCTTGAAATGCATCAGACTGGTGGTGAATTAGAGTGGTAG
- a CDS encoding FadR/GntR family transcriptional regulator, which translates to MNESSSKASKLYVDIVNDLREMIDQNGLKPGDKLPSERVLSETLGAGRSSIREALRALELLGLIETRKGEGTFLRDFQGHKLVELISTFILQNDKAKQDVLETKNYIQLNALYIAMEKITEDEIEYLKHWVKDQEIPESEFFFKIIKIADNFLVHRLWTILNDYYHSLTIPSKDWKREDYLLLLDALNHKDQLKLWSVYSYYNNFK; encoded by the coding sequence GTGAATGAATCATCTTCAAAGGCATCCAAATTATATGTGGATATCGTCAATGATTTACGTGAAATGATTGATCAGAATGGTCTAAAGCCTGGGGACAAGCTTCCATCTGAAAGGGTATTAAGTGAAACCCTTGGAGCAGGAAGGTCGTCCATTAGGGAAGCTTTAAGGGCATTGGAACTACTTGGGCTTATTGAAACAAGAAAAGGGGAAGGGACCTTTCTTCGTGATTTTCAAGGTCATAAATTAGTTGAATTGATCAGCACATTCATATTGCAGAATGATAAGGCAAAGCAAGACGTTTTGGAGACGAAAAATTATATTCAATTAAATGCTCTATATATTGCAATGGAAAAGATAACAGAAGATGAAATCGAATATTTAAAACATTGGGTAAAGGATCAAGAAATACCTGAAAGTGAATTTTTTTTTAAAATTATTAAAATAGCTGATAATTTTTTGGTCCATCGTTTGTGGACAATTTTGAATGACTATTATCACTCATTAACAATTCCTTCAAAAGATTGGAAGAGGGAGGATTACCTCCTTCTTTTAGATGCGTTAAATCATAAGGATCAACTGAAATTATGGAGTGTGTATAGTTATTACAATAACTTTAAATGA
- the dnaE gene encoding DNA polymerase III subunit alpha, whose amino-acid sequence MSFVHLQVSSAYSLLSSTLSIKELVSNAKRQGYRSIALTDRNVMYGAASFYKESLRQGIKPIIGLTVDVISESDKESAYPLVLLARNSLGFKNLLKITSAIQTKNQLGIPVKWLKHYANGLIAISPGRDGEIEQNIINGNNESARNTLLLWKSIFEQGQFFLSIQRHGISLEDVLNEQLKQLAIEEEVKMVATNNVFYLEQEDHFAFECLKAIKNGEKLSDLEQDEWHSNQHYLKNKEEMLTLFDDAPDILENTWNVGEACHIEMEGILATLPKYTVPAGKTPESYLKELCIAGLYERYPDPSTEHKDRLEYELEIISKMKYSDYFLIVWDFMKFARENSILTGPGRGSAAGSIVAYVLHITDVDPIKYQLLFERFLNPERISMPDIDIDFPDNKREKVISYVKNKYGELHVAQIITFGTLAAKAALRDVGRVFGLSMKELDELSRMIPSKLGINLTQSYQESIRLQQFVAASPRNKKLFDTACKIEGLPRHTSTHAAGVVFSQQPLVEIIPIQSGHDDIYLTQYSMEYLEELGLLKMDFLGLRNLSFIESILDMIFKATKKKINIRELPIDDPAVFKLLSKGETTGIFQLESEGMRSVLKRLQPTDFEDIVAVNALYRPGPMENIPHYINRKHGKESINYYHTDLEEILSSTYGVIVYQEQIMQIASKMAGFTLGEADLLRRAVSKKQKDVLEKEKVHFVKGAERKGYHEKTANEIYELIVRFANYGFNRSHAVAYSMIAYQLAYLKANYPLYFMAALLTSSIGNSGKILQYIQELKQMDIELSPPSINQSNYYFRVEKNKIRYSLAAIKGVGGNVMREILKARSKKKFEDLFDFCIRVSPKTINRKVMEMLIYSGSFDEFGEDRATLLATIDVAIQHAQLVHPEDTEQNDLFSEDDFFFKPKYVDVEPIKVEDKLALEKDALGFYLSDHPVSIYKQYQASLQTTPIIEMELGKKQRSIVYITELNAIRTKKGDPMAFIQLSDQSGDIQGVIFPIVYKKYQDLLKIGAMVYVEGKCEERNGTKQLVIQIVESMSTIVQTLPKKEHKVFIKVMNEKKLNNKKAELLSIIRNFTGTTPVIIHYEETGKNIVLNEEYKVSPSKECIAELADLLGADQVILAE is encoded by the coding sequence ATGTCTTTTGTACATCTTCAGGTTTCTAGTGCATATAGTCTTTTATCTAGTACTCTTTCGATTAAAGAGTTAGTAAGCAATGCAAAAAGGCAGGGGTATCGTTCCATTGCTTTAACTGATCGTAACGTTATGTATGGTGCAGCTTCTTTTTATAAAGAATCGTTGCGACAAGGGATAAAACCGATTATCGGACTGACAGTAGATGTAATAAGTGAATCGGACAAGGAAAGTGCATATCCATTAGTGTTACTAGCAAGAAATAGCCTGGGATTTAAAAATTTATTGAAAATTACTAGCGCGATTCAAACAAAAAATCAACTGGGAATCCCAGTGAAATGGCTAAAGCATTACGCGAATGGCTTGATTGCAATTTCGCCTGGAAGGGATGGTGAAATTGAGCAAAATATCATTAATGGTAATAATGAGTCAGCACGAAATACGTTATTGTTATGGAAGTCCATATTTGAACAAGGGCAATTCTTCTTATCTATTCAAAGACACGGTATTTCCTTGGAGGATGTTTTAAATGAACAGTTAAAACAATTGGCTATTGAAGAAGAGGTAAAGATGGTTGCGACGAATAATGTCTTTTACCTTGAGCAAGAGGATCATTTTGCATTTGAATGCTTAAAGGCAATCAAAAATGGAGAGAAGCTTTCCGATTTAGAGCAAGATGAATGGCATTCTAATCAGCATTATTTAAAAAATAAAGAAGAAATGTTAACGCTATTTGATGATGCCCCAGATATTCTCGAGAATACGTGGAATGTAGGAGAAGCTTGTCATATCGAAATGGAAGGTATACTCGCTACATTGCCTAAATATACTGTTCCTGCAGGCAAAACTCCCGAAAGCTATTTGAAAGAATTGTGTATAGCTGGTTTATATGAAAGGTATCCAGATCCTTCTACAGAACATAAAGATAGGTTGGAATACGAACTTGAAATTATTAGTAAAATGAAATATAGCGACTATTTCTTAATTGTTTGGGATTTTATGAAATTTGCACGAGAGAACAGTATCCTAACTGGTCCAGGAAGAGGATCGGCTGCAGGATCAATCGTTGCTTATGTTTTACATATTACAGATGTGGATCCTATTAAATATCAATTGTTGTTTGAAAGATTTTTAAATCCAGAGAGAATATCGATGCCGGATATCGATATTGATTTTCCAGATAATAAACGAGAGAAAGTTATTTCTTACGTGAAAAACAAATATGGAGAACTTCATGTTGCACAGATTATTACATTTGGTACACTTGCTGCTAAAGCTGCCTTGCGTGATGTAGGTCGAGTATTTGGTTTATCTATGAAAGAATTAGATGAGCTTTCAAGGATGATTCCATCTAAACTAGGAATCAACCTTACACAAAGCTATCAGGAATCCATTCGCCTACAACAATTTGTTGCAGCATCTCCTCGGAATAAAAAACTATTTGATACGGCTTGTAAGATCGAAGGGCTTCCAAGGCATACATCTACACATGCCGCTGGGGTAGTGTTTAGTCAACAGCCGCTTGTTGAAATTATTCCCATTCAAAGTGGACATGATGATATTTATTTAACGCAGTATAGCATGGAATACTTAGAAGAACTTGGTTTATTAAAAATGGATTTTCTTGGTTTAAGAAATCTTTCTTTCATAGAATCGATTCTTGATATGATATTCAAAGCAACGAAGAAAAAAATAAATATAAGAGAATTACCGATTGATGATCCTGCTGTGTTCAAGCTTCTAAGTAAAGGAGAGACGACTGGAATTTTTCAGTTGGAATCAGAAGGAATGCGCAGCGTTTTAAAAAGGTTACAGCCAACAGATTTTGAAGATATTGTAGCTGTTAATGCTCTGTATCGTCCAGGTCCAATGGAGAATATTCCACATTACATCAATAGAAAACATGGAAAAGAGTCCATTAACTATTACCATACAGATTTAGAGGAAATATTAAGTAGCACCTATGGAGTTATTGTCTATCAAGAACAAATCATGCAAATTGCTTCCAAAATGGCTGGGTTTACATTAGGAGAAGCAGATTTATTAAGAAGAGCTGTTAGTAAAAAACAAAAGGATGTACTGGAGAAAGAGAAAGTCCATTTTGTAAAAGGTGCCGAAAGAAAAGGATATCACGAGAAAACAGCGAATGAAATATATGAGTTAATTGTACGTTTTGCTAATTATGGGTTTAATAGAAGCCATGCAGTAGCATATAGTATGATTGCTTATCAGCTTGCTTATTTAAAAGCCAATTATCCACTCTATTTTATGGCTGCATTATTGACATCGTCCATCGGAAATTCAGGGAAAATACTTCAATATATTCAAGAATTAAAACAGATGGATATCGAATTGTCCCCTCCATCCATCAATCAAAGCAATTACTATTTCCGAGTCGAAAAAAATAAAATACGCTATAGTTTAGCTGCGATAAAAGGCGTAGGCGGAAATGTAATGAGAGAAATTCTAAAGGCAAGAAGTAAGAAGAAATTTGAGGATTTATTTGATTTTTGTATTCGGGTTTCTCCAAAGACGATTAATAGAAAAGTGATGGAAATGCTTATCTATTCAGGAAGCTTTGATGAATTTGGAGAAGACCGGGCTACTTTGCTGGCAACAATTGATGTTGCCATTCAGCATGCACAGTTAGTTCATCCAGAGGATACAGAACAGAATGATTTATTTAGTGAGGACGATTTCTTTTTCAAGCCGAAATATGTAGATGTAGAACCAATCAAAGTAGAGGATAAATTAGCTTTAGAAAAAGATGCATTGGGCTTTTACTTGTCAGACCACCCAGTATCTATTTATAAGCAGTATCAGGCATCTCTCCAAACAACTCCTATCATTGAAATGGAATTAGGCAAGAAACAACGTAGTATTGTCTATATAACGGAATTAAATGCCATTCGTACAAAGAAAGGGGACCCCATGGCATTTATACAGTTAAGCGATCAAAGTGGTGATATTCAAGGCGTTATTTTTCCAATAGTCTATAAGAAATATCAAGATTTGCTAAAAATAGGTGCAATGGTCTATGTGGAAGGAAAATGTGAAGAGAGAAATGGGACAAAACAATTGGTTATTCAAATAGTTGAATCGATGAGCACAATAGTCCAAACACTTCCTAAAAAGGAGCATAAAGTATTTATTAAAGTTATGAATGAGAAAAAATTGAATAACAAAAAGGCAGAGCTTCTCTCGATTATAAGAAATTTTACAGGAACCACTCCAGTTATTATTCATTATGAAGAAACAGGAAAGAACATTGTTTTAAATGAAGAATATAAGGTATCTCCAAGTAAGGAATGCATTGCTGAATTAGCAGATCTACTAGGTGCAGATCAAGTTATATTAGCAGAATAA
- a CDS encoding YtrH family sporulation protein, which produces MNQQPFFPTFIESYFIALGVILGGALLGGLAAFLTGKPLITEIIRISGIIKIWAIVTAIGGTFDAIDTIEKGIYDAGTKDLFKQILLIVSAFGGAHTGITIIKWITQEYI; this is translated from the coding sequence ATGAATCAACAACCATTCTTCCCAACTTTCATCGAAAGCTACTTTATTGCACTTGGTGTTATATTAGGAGGGGCACTTTTAGGAGGTCTCGCTGCGTTTCTAACAGGAAAACCACTTATTACGGAAATCATTCGCATATCCGGAATAATAAAAATTTGGGCGATTGTCACTGCTATTGGTGGTACATTTGATGCAATTGATACGATTGAAAAAGGAATCTATGATGCAGGAACAAAAGACTTATTTAAACAGATTTTATTAATTGTATCTGCTTTCGGTGGAGCGCATACTGGAATAACGATTATTAAATGGATAACACAGGAGTATATTTAA
- the ytrI gene encoding sporulation membrane protein YtrI — protein MRIPPYYKNQAVQRLFAGMVIGGVISWCIFVFIFGVWQERYSSEIKTQKATIEDLEREKKIWQEEFAAQNKTTEEKLTVEGIVVKINNSDKEKYDIKPFNALEMEDAMKEDLSTIIAKDLDMVYKSRALLKKSIENKVVESDKKRYKFKVTELIIYTTVHVELSVTFAD, from the coding sequence ATGAGAATACCACCCTATTATAAAAATCAAGCCGTGCAGCGTTTGTTTGCTGGAATGGTGATCGGTGGGGTAATCAGCTGGTGTATTTTTGTCTTTATTTTTGGCGTATGGCAGGAAAGGTATAGTTCAGAAATTAAAACTCAGAAGGCTACCATTGAAGATTTAGAAAGAGAGAAAAAAATATGGCAGGAGGAGTTTGCTGCCCAGAACAAAACAACAGAAGAAAAGCTAACCGTTGAAGGCATCGTTGTAAAGATAAATAATTCAGATAAAGAAAAATACGATATCAAACCTTTTAACGCTCTTGAGATGGAAGATGCAATGAAAGAAGATTTATCTACCATCATTGCAAAAGACCTCGACATGGTTTATAAAAGTCGCGCATTACTGAAAAAATCAATCGAAAATAAAGTGGTAGAATCAGATAAAAAGCGCTACAAATTTAAAGTAACAGAGTTGATTATCTATACGACCGTTCATGTTGAATTAAGTGTAACTTTTGCAGATTAA